In a single window of the Aridibaculum aurantiacum genome:
- the lysA gene encoding diaminopimelate decarboxylase — protein sequence MSQQLSNKQLIAIAEEFGTPVYVYHAEKIAEQYQKLEKAFKKSDAKFFYACKALTNINILKWLRQVGASLDCVSINEVKLGLKAGFEPKQILFTPNCVDFEEIEAGKNLGVHINIDNISILEQFGNRYGSTYPVCIRLNPHIMAGGNYKISTGHVDSKFGISIHQLRHIERIVKSTKLHVTGLHMHTGSEIKDVNVFLQGLEVMFEMARHFDELEFIDLGSGFKVPYQADEAETDVDQLGEKVAEAFAAFEKETGKHLQIWFEPGKYLVSESGYFIVKANIIKQTTATVFVGVNSGFNHLIRPMFYDSYHRIENISNSKGAERIYTVVGNICETDTFAWDRKLNEVREGDYLVFYNAGAYGFEMSSNFNSRLKPAEVLVKDGQAHLIRSRDVFEDLLRNQVEVL from the coding sequence ATGTCGCAACAATTAAGTAACAAACAACTCATAGCAATAGCTGAAGAGTTTGGTACACCCGTTTACGTTTACCACGCAGAAAAGATAGCAGAGCAATACCAGAAGCTGGAGAAGGCTTTTAAAAAGTCTGATGCTAAATTCTTTTATGCTTGTAAAGCATTAACCAATATCAACATCCTAAAGTGGCTGCGCCAGGTAGGTGCATCGCTTGACTGTGTAAGTATAAACGAGGTAAAGCTGGGTTTGAAAGCCGGCTTTGAACCTAAGCAAATTCTTTTTACACCTAACTGTGTCGACTTTGAAGAAATAGAGGCAGGAAAGAATTTAGGCGTACACATCAATATCGATAACATCTCCATTCTTGAGCAGTTTGGTAATCGTTATGGCAGCACTTACCCTGTATGCATCAGGCTGAACCCGCACATTATGGCGGGTGGTAATTATAAAATAAGTACCGGCCACGTGGATAGTAAGTTTGGTATTTCCATTCACCAGCTAAGGCATATAGAGCGTATTGTAAAAAGTACAAAGCTTCATGTAACGGGGCTGCATATGCACACCGGCAGCGAAATAAAAGATGTAAATGTTTTCCTGCAAGGGCTGGAAGTGATGTTCGAAATGGCGCGCCATTTTGATGAACTGGAGTTCATTGATCTTGGTAGTGGTTTTAAAGTGCCATACCAGGCAGACGAAGCTGAAACAGATGTAGATCAGCTGGGAGAGAAGGTGGCAGAGGCTTTTGCTGCTTTTGAAAAAGAAACAGGCAAGCACCTGCAGATCTGGTTTGAGCCGGGTAAATACTTGGTGAGTGAATCAGGCTATTTTATAGTAAAAGCAAACATCATCAAGCAAACAACAGCAACTGTTTTTGTAGGTGTGAACAGCGGCTTCAATCACCTGATACGCCCTATGTTTTACGATAGCTATCACCGCATTGAAAACATCAGCAATAGTAAAGGTGCAGAGCGCATTTACACTGTAGTAGGTAATATTTGTGAAACAGATACCTTCGCCTGGGATAGGAAACTGAATGAAGTTCGTGAAGGTGATTACCTTGTTTTCTACAATGCAGGCGCGTATGGTTTCGAAATGTCGAGCAACTTCAACAGCCGCTTAAAGCCAGCAGAAGTTTTGGTGAAAGATGGCCAGGCGCATCTTATCCGTTCACGCGATGTGTTTGAAGACCTTCTGAGAAACCAGGTAGAAGTTTTATAA
- the scpB gene encoding SMC-Scp complex subunit ScpB — MELSTIIPHIEALVFASDKPLTSLDIVELINNAFGFMEERITLDQVESAIEGIREKYNAEFYPFEVRESGGGWQFLTKREFHKTVGQLNGDKFLKRLSNAALETLAIIAYKQPITKGEVEAIRGVNSDYSIQKLLEKELIIISGRNEDLPGKPLVYATSKSFMDYFGLNSVDDLPKIKEVLADQAVQGTIIMEGMKAGEVAGLETGEGRNLTVTDSGELVEYRINKSAEGEGLAAFNDATGTGEDTATEDQPGAIEAEGSFNTYNDADETSDEQGDEVDAEHMLPGVSDLSDFSDNDDVTEGDGEEDFDTGSEEMSTSEEEAPANNEVDDMPGVGETGTASDDPNQPATDNNEDDPAKED, encoded by the coding sequence ATGGAACTATCTACCATCATACCGCATATAGAAGCTTTGGTATTTGCCAGCGATAAGCCGCTTACCAGCCTCGATATTGTAGAACTTATCAATAATGCTTTTGGTTTTATGGAAGAGCGTATAACGCTTGACCAGGTAGAAAGTGCCATTGAAGGTATTCGCGAAAAATATAATGCAGAGTTTTATCCCTTTGAAGTAAGAGAAAGTGGTGGTGGCTGGCAGTTCCTGACCAAAAGGGAGTTTCATAAAACGGTTGGTCAACTGAATGGTGACAAGTTTTTAAAACGCCTTTCTAATGCTGCTCTAGAAACCCTTGCCATTATTGCTTATAAACAACCCATAACAAAGGGTGAAGTGGAAGCCATCCGTGGTGTGAACAGCGACTACAGCATTCAGAAGTTACTGGAGAAGGAATTAATCATCATCAGCGGCAGGAATGAGGACCTGCCAGGTAAGCCACTGGTTTATGCTACTTCCAAATCTTTCATGGATTATTTTGGACTGAACTCTGTTGACGACCTGCCGAAGATAAAGGAAGTACTGGCAGACCAGGCGGTGCAAGGTACCATCATCATGGAAGGAATGAAGGCGGGAGAAGTGGCCGGCCTGGAAACTGGTGAAGGAAGAAACCTGACAGTAACAGACAGCGGAGAGCTTGTAGAATACCGAATAAATAAAAGTGCAGAAGGTGAAGGTTTGGCAGCATTTAATGATGCTACTGGCACGGGAGAAGATACTGCTACAGAGGATCAACCAGGTGCAATAGAAGCAGAAGGATCTTTTAATACTTATAATGATGCAGATGAAACATCCGATGAACAAGGAGATGAAGTGGATGCAGAGCATATGCTTCCAGGCGTTTCCGACCTGTCAGATTTTTCTGATAATGATGATGTAACAGAAGGAGATGGAGAAGAAGATTTCGATACAGGAAGCGAGGAGATGTCAACATCTGAAGAAGAAGCGCCTGCAAATAATGAAGTTGATGATATGCCAGGTGTAGGCGAAACAGGTACAGCAAGTGACGATCCGAATCAGCCAGCTACTGATAATAATGAAGATGATCCGGCAAAAGAAGATTAG